The segment AAGAAGCCTCATCGTTACAGGCCCGGTACCGTGGCGCTGAGAGAGATTCGTCGTTATCAGAAATCCACTGAACTGCTGATTCGCAAACTGCCATTCCAGCGTCTGGTCAGAGAAATCGCTCAAGATTTCAAGACTGATCTTCGCTTCCAGAGCTCAGCTGTCATGGCCCTGCAGGAGGCTAGTGAGGCTTATTTGGTCGGTCTGTTTGAAGACACCAACTTGTGCGCCATCCACGCCAAGAGAGTCACCATCATGCCCAAAGACATTCAGTTGGCCCGCCGCATTCGCGGAGAGCGCGCTTAAATCCACAGCTGCATCAGTCATAAAACCCCCcaaaggctcttttaagagccactTCAAAAACTACAAAAGATgatttccattaaaaaaaaaacaaacataaatgcCACGGCGGTCTtctgaatagttttttttttttttaaatctaaaagcAAATTAAGTAAATGCTGCTTTAAGTGTTTAGCATTAGTtatattatttgcatgtttaccAATATTACTTAAACCCTATTTCCACATTCAAGACAACTGGACTTTGAAAGACGTAACGGATGACGACAACTGGAACCGCCCATGAATGTGGTTCCAACTAGGTCCGCTAGCTGACTATAAACAATTCTTCTGAAACGTTTTTCATTACTCGGTTGTTGTGAACTGAAGAATAGTATCTGCAGAAATGTCTGGAAGAGGAAAAGGTGGTAAAGGACTCGGTAAAGGAGGCGCTAAGCGTCACCGAAAGGTTCTTCGTGATAATATCCAGGGAATCACTAAACCCGCTATTCGTCGTCTTGCTCGCCGTGGCGGAGTCAAGCGTATTTCTGGCCTGATCTATGAAGAGACTCGCGGTGTGTTGAAGGTGTTTCTGGAGAACGTCATTCGTGATGCTGTTACCTACACTGAACACGCCAAAAGAAAGACCGTCACCGCCATGGATGTTGTGTACGCTCTGAAACGACAGGGACGCACCCTGTACGGATTCGGAGGTTAAGtgact is part of the Chanodichthys erythropterus isolate Z2021 chromosome 11, ASM2448905v1, whole genome shotgun sequence genome and harbors:
- the LOC137030598 gene encoding histone H3; translation: MARTKQTARKSTGGKAPRKQLATKAARKSAPATGGVKKPHRYRPGTVALREIRRYQKSTELLIRKLPFQRLVREIAQDFKTDLRFQSSAVMALQEASEAYLVGLFEDTNLCAIHAKRVTIMPKDIQLARRIRGERA
- the LOC137030747 gene encoding histone H4; amino-acid sequence: MSGRGKGGKGLGKGGAKRHRKVLRDNIQGITKPAIRRLARRGGVKRISGLIYEETRGVLKVFLENVIRDAVTYTEHAKRKTVTAMDVVYALKRQGRTLYGFGG